The genomic stretch TCACAATAAgatgaagagaaagagagaataagCAAAGAGCGTGAGTTCAAGTCGCTTGCGCTTGCGTCTATGAAGTTATCTCACTTTAGAAAATGCATGACGAATACGAGCAATTGGAGTCATCTCGCTTTGGAAATATGAATACGACATCAtactcaaaagaagaaaaaaagtagaAAACCTGATTGCAGTTTAGAGAAAGAATAATTTAGGGTTTGAGGAGAGCTTGCTGTCATATTTATGGGTGCTATTGATCAATATTGAAATTTGAAAGGGTGAGATGATTGGAAGTTGTGTATTTTCAAAAAGGGTATTCAATGATTCAGTGATTGATCAATTGAAGTATGGAGTAGTGGAGCATTaaagaataaaacaaataaaataaataaataaaatatcactACACAAAATGTGTTCTGATGACAAATCAACAACATTTATTGCCATAACATTGTGGTGAGAGTAGTGGTAAAAAAAGACTAAGATGCCCTTGTAATTAGTCAAAATTAATTTTGGATTAGTAAGGTTAAACTTGCTTATTTCACGTACTTAAATTTTTATAGATGTATATTAGACTCAAAGTCCAAAGTCTTTATCATATTCtatcatataaataaatataatattaatataaatattaaagaaaaaagttAAATACTATTAAAACTTAAAATATTACTCTAATTTAGGATtacatattaatatattattttttagtatttggtttttgaaaattctTATAAGGCCCTCGAAATAtaagaatttttaaatttttatttattttaatttgttttattaaaGAGTATCCGCAACAAATTCTACAAGTAAATCTGCAAAAACATCCATATATGTTCTCACGGATCTCTCAAACTTTCCAATCAATTCAGAGCAAAAGACTTCTCAAATAAAACTTCACAAACTTAGTAGAGCTATATTTCTATCAACAGAATCTCAAATCAATAATTTAAAtttggcaaaatactctttttggtcccttatgttaacttcagggttcattttggtcccttaactttaaaaagtgtcacattggtcccttaactcttcaaaaggtgtcattttagtcctttttgtcacattagcgacggaaaaactcaaaaatcggtcgcTATTTCCGtcactaatatgacaaaaagaactaaaatgacaccttttgaagagttaagggaccaatatgacactttttaaagttaagggaccaaaatgaacctcgaggttaacataagggaccaaaaagggtattttgcctttaaATTTCAaagtgattgatgatgatgaatgtgaCCTAACTTTGACAACCCTGTTGcctttttaaaaatcattttttaaacttCAAAGTGATCATTAATAATATAAAAGAGGAAGAAGGAAACTAAACAAATGAAATAATTGTTATCTCATCGTTGCTCCTTTTAAATTCTATTGAACTTCAAATTCACAGGAAACGTAGAAAAGTGGAGAGATTTCTTAACCATTAACTTTCTAAAAATGGTGGAAAATTTATAGGAAAATATGTGTGAAAATTCACAGGAAAATTCGAAGGAAAAATCACTGGAAAACAAGCATTTCAACttcattaaaatatataataattttgtttttggataaaaaatgtaTAATAGTTTCCAAGACCAAGCCGAACCATTCCAGGTCCTTGTTTCAGCCATACAACAATCTGTATTATTCGCAATTTCAAACGCTTCAGGAAAAGCTTCCTTCAACAGCTGGTTGCCCTAACATTTAGAATGCCAAAACGCAGTCCCCTACCATTTTTCAACTTAGACAAAGCCGCACTTGCAAAACGATTACCATTGGTATCAACAACTTTATCGAACAAGATAAAATCTCACCACCAAATCGAATCATTACAGTTCAACACACTTATGTCACCAACAAGAACTTTTATAACAGGATTGACATATCTTCTTCTCAAAATACTGGTCCAAACCACCTCATGCTATATAATGATCCTTCACTTCCACTTATTCAACAAGGCCATATTCAAAGTCTCAACATCTTTGACTCCGAGCCCATCTTTCTCTTGAGGATAGCAAGCGGTTTTCTAACTAACCCAATGAATCGTGCGTCTATTCTCACAACCTTGCCATAAGAAATTACTTTGGAAGGAGCTTTGTAAAAGGAAAATGCGTATATTTGAATTGCGTTCATCACTTAATTAATCAACATCACACGACCCGCCATAGTAAGATACCTTCCTTTCCACACAACCAATTTAAATTTCAAGTGATTGATTAAATATTTCCACATAGATAATTTTCTTGGACTATCTCCAACTTTGACTtcaaggtatttgaaaggtaaaGAATCAATGTCACAAGACAAAAAATTAGAAGCCACTCACAATAGTGTATATTCATAACAAAGTTGCTATTAaatataagggttaaatatgttggtTCCTATAAAAtagaaaactttatttttggttcttataaaaacaaaagacatgttttggtccctataaaattattatgcacatagTTTTTATCGTAACtgttaaaccaatgtgtatttttaaatatttttttttgccgACATgtttagaatattttaaaaagtttcttgaaaaaaaacaaaatatttgattttaaagtcgagatttttattactttatcattattttttggaatttaaaataTTCATATTGAATTCTActcatttaaaaaaattctaaaatttggtaaataaatattttgcagTACTCGAAATATGTAtacaaaaaatattcaaaaatttaaaaattaaagagtaattaaacagtttttaaaattttagaaaatggcAAGGACTAAAACTGTACGCATACaaattttagaaggacctatTACTGAAAGAAAATTTTTTGGGACTAAAATTGAATGTTGGGTTTATTTATAGTGAAAAAAAAGCATATTTAATCCTAAATAAAAGAAGTAGTCTTAGATGCTAACCGTTATTCATGCAACCAACTAAAAGTCTACTATCGAATTGGCTTACTAGCAACCATTAAGCTATTACAAACCAACATTCATTAACTTAAATGTGCAAAGAATACAACCAATAATAGAATTTCTATGATATCATCCAAGACTGACTTGGATTCCTTATGTCTACTCTACTAAAACAACAAGTAATATACCTTTTACTAGAAGAGTAAAAGTGTGTTTGAATTCCTCTGCACCTTACAATAGAAGAAGCAAAATTCCAATGCAAAGAAATTACACTTAGAACTATTGAAGACTTAAGAACATGCATAGGTGTATAAACTATATACCTGTAATCAATTAACTTTCTTTGATGTTGGAACTTGGAGCCCAAACGACAAGACATATCCAAATAATTATGTAGCCTCTCCCATGCAAATGCAATATAAAGAAAAGCGAGTCCTTTATGATGTAGTATGAAGTTGGTTGCATGTAGAGAATGAGACAGAAAAGCCTTATTATTAAGTCGTATGACAGGCACACATAATTATACAAGAGAAATTATTCTCCACACTTACAAGATAATACAAGAAACACACATGAAATAAAATACAAAGTGAAGTAGCACACTTGGGTCTTATTTAAAATATACTGTGATAGTTATAACTTGACCCTAATTATGAAAGAGTTTTTACTAGATAGATATAGCTAGTAATTCATCAGCTTATTCAGTGAGGATTTTTATCAAGCTATTCTCCAAGGAATCATGATAAGGGGGGATTGGGGGGATTGGAAATCCTTTAGCCttccaaataaaaataccaaGGAGTTTTGAATGATTTCTGAGTTGTATGCAGCCAGCAATAAAAATCTCCCACGGTATCTTATTATTGTTAGGGTCCGTGCTTGTTCCCGGAAGAACTTTGTTAGGAGGATAGTCTTTTATTAGATTGTTATAGATCACTGCAAAGTCCTTAACTGTGGATACAGTTTTTTCTTGTTTGTTGAATTGGTAGTCAACCCAGTTGATATTGGCTTTGTTTGCCTGATACAAATCGCGGTAGAGGAATTCGTTTTTCTCGGATGGAGCAATGGACACCACATTAATATTTAGGTTAGCGTCATTCTTGAGTATTGTTATAACTTGGCCTATGCAGTTAACAAATAGCTCATTACTAGTTTTGATAGTATCATAATTAATGTCAATGCCATCAATTATACTGCCGCTTTCATTGTTGTATTTTCCGATGAGCACTTTGAGTGATTTTACAGCCTGCCTAGTCCATACAGTTTCCTCAGCAGGATAGAATGGAGTTTCTACATCACGACCTCCCAAGCTTATTACCACCTTTACATTTGGATTATTTTTCTTGAAATCTTTCACTTTATCTGGGCCTAAGTATTCCAAATCCCAAGTTTCTATAAAATTTCCGTTGCCTTTCCCATCTTCGTTATACTCCTCACTTGCAAAGCCCAAAATTAAGTGGAATTCTATTCCGGGACGGATAATCTCAATTGGAAAATCAGTTGAATATTCCCTAAAGATAAGTTTAGGCATTTTGAAATGAGAAGGAGATTAATTTGTTTTTGTGGGTTTGATTGGTTGTGGTTGGAATTAATGACCAACTCTTGTTTCCCTTTTATAAGACCTAATATTCAATTAACTAATGCAAATAAGTTATGAG from Vicia villosa cultivar HV-30 ecotype Madison, WI linkage group LG4, Vvil1.0, whole genome shotgun sequence encodes the following:
- the LOC131599573 gene encoding chitinase 2-like; translated protein: MPKLIFREYSTDFPIEIIRPGIEFHLILGFASEEYNEDGKGNGNFIETWDLEYLGPDKVKDFKKNNPNVKVVISLGGRDVETPFYPAEETVWTRQAVKSLKVLIGKYNNESGSIIDGIDINYDTIKTSNELFVNCIGQVITILKNDANLNINVVSIAPSEKNEFLYRDLYQANKANINWVDYQFNKQEKTVSTVKDFAVIYNNLIKDYPPNKVLPGTSTDPNNNKIPWEIFIAGCIQLRNHSKLLGIFIWKAKGFPIPPIPPYHDSLENSLIKILTE